The window TCGGTTGACAGGTTGCCCGGACCCGGGGTCGAATGGGTCACGCCGAACACCGCCGTCGGCCTAACCGGAGGATCCCGTGACCCAGACGTTCGACGCAGCCACGACCGACGTCACCGGCAGCGAGACCCCGCTGGGGCGCATGACGCGCGAGTACCCGCAGACGGCCCTGTGGAACGACTCGGCAGACCCCGAGCAGCTCGGCCGCGCCATCTCCTGGGGCGCCGTCGGCGCCACCTGCAACCCGGTGATCGCGCTCGCCGCGATCCAGGCCGACCTCCCGCGCTGGACGGCCCGCCTGCGCGAGCTCGCCGACGAGCGCCCGACCGCCACCGAGTCCGACCTCGGCTGGGCGGTGGTCGAGGAGCTCAGTGTCGACGCCGCCCGCCTGCTGCAGCCCGCCTTCGAGGCCTCTGCCGGCCGGAACGGCCGGCTGTCGGTCCAGACCGACCCGCGCCTGCACCGGGACGCCGCCGCCCTGGTCGCTCAGGCCGAACGCTTCGCCGCGCTGGCGCCGAACGTCATCGTCAAGATCCCGGCGACGAAGACCGGCGTCGAGGCGATCGAAGAGGCGACCTTCCGCGGCGTGAGCGTCAACGCAACTGTCTCGTTCACCGTCGCCCAGGCGGTCGCCGTCGCCGAGGCGATCGAGCGGGGCCTCGACCGCCGTGCGGCCGCGGGCCTGCCCGTCGAGGAGATGGGCGCCGTCGCCACCATCATGGTCGGCCGGCTCGACGACTGGCTCAAGGTCGTGGCCGCGCGCGAGGGCCTGCTCCTGCCGCCGGGGGTCCTCGACTGGGCGGGCGTGGCGGCGATCAAGAACGCGTACCGGATCTTCACCGAGCGCGGTTACCGCACCCGGGTCCTGTCGGCGGCGTTCCGCACCCACCTGCACCTGTCGGAGCTGGTGGGCGGCGACCTGGTGATCTCCCCGCCGTTCGAGTGGCAGGACTCGATCAACCGCAATCGCCTCGCCCTGCCGGCCCGCATCGACGCCCCCGTCGACCCGGAGATCCTCGACACGCTCACGCGCACGCTGCCCGACTTCCGGGCCGCCTACGAGCCCGACGGGCTCGCGCCCGAGGAGTTCGCGGGATTCGGCCCGTCGCTGCGCACGCTGCGCCAGTTCCTCGACGCCGACGCCCAGCTCGACCAGCTCGTACGGGACGTCCTGGTCCCTGCGCCCTGACGCCGAGCTTGCTGGGAGCTCCCTGGTGAGACAGGGTCGGTGCCGTGGACGTCACCGAGGTACCAGAGCGAGTTGTCCTGCTGGACGAGCACGGGGCACCCGCCGGATCGCAGCTCAAGAGTGTTGTGCACACCGCGGACACTCCGCTGCACCTGGCGTTCTCGTGCCACGTGCTGAACGCGGCCGGCCAGGTGCTGGTCACCCGCCGTGCCCTGGGCAAACGCACCTGGCCGGGCGTGTGGACCAACTCCTTCTGCGGCCACCCGCAGCCGGGCGAGCCGATGGAGGACGCCGTCGCACGGCGCGCGCAGGACGAGGTCGGGCTGACCCTGCGTGAGCTGCGGCCCGTGCTGCCCGAGTTCCGGTACCGCGCCACCGACGCCTCGGGGATCGTGGAGAACGAGGTGTGCCCCGTCTACGTGGCGGTCGCCGACGAGGAGCCGCACCTGAACCCGGACGAGGTCATGGATGCCCGGTGGGCCGACGCCGGTGCGCTGGGCGCCGCCCTCCGGGCCACCCCGTGGGCGTTCTCGCCCTGGTTCGTGAGCCAGGCGCGGGAGATGTCTCTCTACGCGGGCTGAGCTTCGGGCATCCAGTCCTCGTCGTCGCGGACCCACGTCGTACCACCGGCTTCCGGCCGTGCGCCGTCGACGAGCCAGTAGGT is drawn from Promicromonospora sp. Populi and contains these coding sequences:
- the idi gene encoding isopentenyl-diphosphate Delta-isomerase, which codes for MDVTEVPERVVLLDEHGAPAGSQLKSVVHTADTPLHLAFSCHVLNAAGQVLVTRRALGKRTWPGVWTNSFCGHPQPGEPMEDAVARRAQDEVGLTLRELRPVLPEFRYRATDASGIVENEVCPVYVAVADEEPHLNPDEVMDARWADAGALGAALRATPWAFSPWFVSQAREMSLYAG
- a CDS encoding transaldolase family protein, whose amino-acid sequence is MTQTFDAATTDVTGSETPLGRMTREYPQTALWNDSADPEQLGRAISWGAVGATCNPVIALAAIQADLPRWTARLRELADERPTATESDLGWAVVEELSVDAARLLQPAFEASAGRNGRLSVQTDPRLHRDAAALVAQAERFAALAPNVIVKIPATKTGVEAIEEATFRGVSVNATVSFTVAQAVAVAEAIERGLDRRAAAGLPVEEMGAVATIMVGRLDDWLKVVAAREGLLLPPGVLDWAGVAAIKNAYRIFTERGYRTRVLSAAFRTHLHLSELVGGDLVISPPFEWQDSINRNRLALPARIDAPVDPEILDTLTRTLPDFRAAYEPDGLAPEEFAGFGPSLRTLRQFLDADAQLDQLVRDVLVPAP